The sequence GCCGGCCGCCCGGCGCGGCCCACCCCGCGCCGGCCACCATCGACCTGATGTCCGCGCTGACCAGTGGCGACTGGCGGGTCGCCGACGCCACCGAGACCGGCGTACGCCGGGAGTGCAGCGGCCTGGTCGCGGCGCACCTGCAGTGGCACCTGGAGCGCGCGCTACGCTCGCTGCCGCTGGTCGACCGGGGTGCCCCGGCGGCCGGCGCGGTCCCGTCACCCGGCGGTGGCGTGGCCGGTCCGGTTCCGCCGCCGCCCGGCGTCGGGGCCGGCGTGGACGGCGTGGACAGGGAGATGACCGAGTGATCCGATCGTTGAGGGCCGGCCGGCGCGCGCCGGTGCCGCCGACACCGCACCCGTCGGGTGCCCGGCCGCCGGCGCTGCCCGCCGAGGCGGTGCCGAAGCACGTCGCGGTGGTGATGGACGGCAACGGCCGGTGGGCCAAGGAGCGCGGGCTGCCCCGCACCAAGGGTCACGAGGCGGGGGAGTTCAGCCTCTTCGACACCATCGAGGGCGCGATCGAGCTGGGCATTCCCTACCTGTCGGCGTACGCGTTCTCCACCGAGAACTGGCGGCGCTCGCCGGACGAGGTCCGGTTCCTGATGGGCTTCAACCGGGACGTCATCCGCCGCCGCCGCGACCAGCTCGTCGACCTCGGCGTGCGGGTGGTCTGGTCGGGCCGGGCGGGGCGGCTGTGGAAGAGCGTCATCTCGGAGTTGCAGACCGCCGAGGAGATGTCCCGGGCCAACTCGACGCTGACCCTGCAGTTCTGCGTGAACTACGGCGGCCAGGCGGAGATCGCCGACGCCGCCGCCGCGATCGCCCGCGACGTGGCTGCCGGTCGGCTCGACCCGGCGAAGGTCAACGAGAAGACCGTGGCGAAGTACCTCTACCACCCGGAGATCCCGGAGGTGGACCTGTTCCTGCGTCCCTCCGGTGAGGAGCGGATCTCCAACTTCCTGCTCTGGCAGACGGCCTACGCGGAGCTGGTGTTCCTCGACACCCTCTGGCCCGAATTCGACCGCCGGCACCTCTGGTACGCCTGCGAGCTGTACGCGCAGCGGGACCGTCGGTTCGGGGGCGCGCTGCCCAACCCGGTCGCCCCCAAGGTGTAGACGTCGAGGCGCTCGCGCTTATCCGAGCGTCGGGTGGGGTACCTCTTGGGGTAGCAGCCAAGACGCGGAGGTGAACCCACATGATTCAGAAGCGGATTGCCCAGTGGGCGGTCATGGCGGTCGCCGTGCCGCTGGCCGCGGCCGGTGCGCGCCGGCTCAGCCACACGCTGGAGGCCCGCCGGGGCCCGACCGGCGTGAGCCGACTGCTCAGCAAGGGCGCGGACATGCTGCGTCCGCAGAAGGCCAAGCGTCGCCGGTTCTGGTGACCGGCCTGCCTTTCGTTCACGACTGCGGGACTCCGCTGCGCTGCGTTCCTCGCGCTCACCAGCGACCCGCACCACGCCGTCGGCGCCGCTCCCTCGGGGGCGGCGCTGACGCGTTCCGGCCGGTCGGCGCGGCCCGCGCGCGTACGATCGGCGCAGGGCGCGCCGCCCGGGCGCGTCCGCCACGGGGGTGGGGATGCCGGATCTCCGGTACAAGATGATCATGGCACTGAACGCCGCGGACCTGGGCAGCCCGATCTGCGAACAGGTGGCCGGGATCTGCGCGGAGATCGCCGAGCAGCACTGCGCCGAACTGGGGCACGCCCCCAGCGTGCGCTCCGGGGAGATCGCCGAGCTGGCCACCGGTGAACCGGCGCTGACCTGGGCGCCGAACGAGACCGGGCAGCGGGCCTGGTGACCGCGCTGGCGCCGAGCCCGGCGGTGGACGTCCGCCGGGCCGAGGACCGGTTCAAGACCCGACTGTCCTGGCTCGACTCGAAGCACTCCTTCTCGTTCTCCCGGCACTACGACCCGGCCAACACCCACCACGGGCTGCTGCTGGTCAACAACGACGACATCGTCCACCCGGGCACCGGGTTCGAGACCCACCCGCACGAGGACATGGAGATCGTGACCTGGGTGCTGCGCGGCTCGCTGGTGCACCAGGACTCCACCGGGCACTCCGGCGTCATCTATCCCGGGCTGGCCCAGCGGATGAGTGCCGGCACCGGCATCCTGCACTCGGAGAAGAACGACTCCTGGCGGCTGGACGGCCGGGAGCCGCACGGCGACCCGGTCCACTTCGTGCAGATGTGGGTGGTGCCCGACACCGACGGCGTCGACCCCGGCTACGAGCAGCTGGAGATCGGCGACGAGCTGCTGCGCGGCGGCCTGGTGCCGGTCGCCTCCGGTATGGACCGGTACGACGGCGCCTCCGCCATCCGGATCCGCAACCGGTACGCCACCCTGCACGCCGCCCGGCTCGCCGCCGGCGACGAGGTGACCCTGCCCGACGCGCCCTACCTGCACCTCTATGTGCCCAGCGGCGCGGTGACGCTGGAGGGCGCCGGCCGGCTCGGCGCGGGCGACGCCGCCCGGATCACGATGACCGGCGGCCACCGGGTCAGCGCCACCGAGGCCGCCGAGATCCTGGTCTGGGAGATGCACGCCACCCTCGCCTGAGCCCATCCGCGCCTCAGCCCGCCAGCTCGGAGCGGTCGCCGGCCCAGACGGTGTGGAACGAGCCCTCCCGGTCGACCCGGTGGTAGGTGTGCGCGCCGAAGTTGTCCCGCAGCCCCTGGATCAGCGCCGCCGGCAGCCGCTCCGCGCGCAGCGCGTCGAAGTAGGCCAGCGACGAGGAGAACGCCGGGGTGGGCACGCCGGCCCGGGCGGCGTCGGCGACCACCCGCCGCCAGCTCGGCACCCCGGCGCCGACCGCCTCGGCGAAGTAGGGCGCCACCAGCAGCGTCGGCAGGTCCGGCTGGGCGTCGTACGCCTCGCGGATGCGGTCGAGGAAGCGGGCCCGGATGATGCAGCCGCCGCGCCAGATGGTGGCGGTGCCGCCGAGGTCGATGTCCCAGTCGTACTCGCGGCTGCCGGCGCGGATGTGGTCGAAGCCCTGCGCGTACGCGACGATCTTGCTGGCCAGCAGCGCGCGCCGGACGTCCTCGACGAAGGTCTCCCGCTCCTCGACCTGCCACTTCTCGCCGGCGTCGGCGAATGCGCGGCGGGCGGCGGCGCGCTGGTCGGCGTGGCCGGAGAGCGACCGGGCGAAGGTCGCCTCGGCGATGCCGGTGATCGGGATGCCCAGGTCGAGCGCGCTCTGCACGGTCCACCGGCCGGTGCCCTTCTGCTCGGCCTGGTCGAGCACCACGTCGACGAACGCCCGGCCGGTCGCCGCGTCGGTGTGTGCCAGCACGTCGGCGGTGATCTCGATCAGGAAGGACTCCAGCTCGCCGGTGTTCCACTCCCGGAAGATGTCGGCGATCTCCGCCGGGCTCGCCGACAGCCCCGCCCGCAGCAGGTCGTACGCCTCGGCGATGAGCTGCATGTCGGCGTACTCGATGCCGTTGTGCACCATCTTGACGAAGTGGCCGGCGCCGTCCGGGCCGATGTGCCGGCAGCACGGGGTGCCGTCCACCTGCGCGGCGATCTTCTCGAAGATCGGCCCGAGCTTCGCGTACGACTCGGCGGAGCCGCCGGGCATGATGCTCGGGCCGCGCAGCGCGCCCTCCTCCCCGCCGGAGACGCCGGTGCCGACGAAGTGCAGCCCGTGCCCGCGCAGCGCCTCCTCCCGGCGGCGGGTGTCCGCGAAGTGCGCGTTGCCGCAGTCGACGACGATGTCGCCCTCCTCCAGCAGCGGGACCAGCTCGTCGATCACCGCGTCGGTGGGGCCGCCGGCCTTCACCATGACGATCACGGCGCGGGGCCGCTCCAGAGTGGCGACGAAGTCCGCGAGGGAGTCGGACGCGACGAAGCTGCCCTCGCCGCCGTGCTCGGCGACGAGGCTGCGGGTGCGCTCGGGGGAGCGGTTGTGCACGGCCACCGTGAAGCCGTTGCGGGCCAGGTTCCGGGCCAGGTTGCGGCCCATCACCGCCAGCCCCGTGACCCCGATCTGCGCCGTCGCCTGCTGAGCCATCCGTCCGCCACCTCTCGTCGGCCTGCCGTCCTGCGACCGTATCGCGGCCACCGGCCGCCGGGGTCCGGACATCGACGCCCGGTGAGCGGCACGGTGCGGGCCGTCGCGGCACCGGGCTGCGGGACCAGCCGGGTTGGCCGGCGGCGACCAGGTGCTCACCCGGGCCCTCCAGTGACGGCACCGGCCGGTGTCAGCCCTCGGCCAGGCGGGCCTCGACGTGGGCCACCTTGCCGGTGAGCGCGTCGGTGACGCCGGGTCGCACGTCGGCCTTGAGCACCACGCTGACCCGGGGCGCCTTTTCGGCCACCACGTCGACCGCCCGCTTGACCACCGCCATCACCTCGTCCCACTCACCCTCGACGGTGGTGAACATGGCGTCGGTGCGGTTCGGCAGGCCGGAGGCGCGGACCACCCGGACCGCCTCGGAGACCAGGTCGCCGACGGACTCGCCGACGCCCAGCGGGGTAATCGAGAACGCGATCAGCATGCCGCCGATGGTGCCAGCAAATCGGCTGCGGCCGCCGCAATAGGCGGGTTAGCCTGTCGGCATGCGTATCTGACGCCGCACCTTCAGCCAGCCGGGCCCGCCGCCGTCGTCGGGGGTCCGGCCGCGCCGGGCGTCCGCATTCCCCACCTTTCCCGTACGGGTGGTGTCTCCGTGGTCGGGTCGCCCGGGCCGTTCCCTGCCCGCCGACCGCCCGCCTCGCGGCGCGGTCCCCGCATCCGAAGGAGGCAGCGTATGCCCGCCAAGCGCAGTCCGAAGAAGTCCCGCCCGCCGGCGCCGGCCGAGGTGGCGGTGAGCCCGCCGGATCTCGACGCGCTCACCGTGGCGCCCGCCGCCCCGGTCACCCTGCCGGAGGAGACGGGCTCCGCGCCCGCCGCCACCCGACCCGCCCCGGCGACGCCGCCGTGGACCGGCCCGTCGGTGCGCGGCGGCTCCACCGCCGCCCGTGGCCAGACCCGCCGATACGCGTTCCGCCGCAGCTGATCCGCGCTGCTGGTACGGATGCCGGTCGGCCGCGCACCTGATCCGGCGGCCGATGACGTCGGTGAGCGCCGGGAGCGGCTCCCGGTGCGGCGACCCGTCGGCAGCCGCACCGGGACTGTGTCCCGAGCGGCCCGACGAGCCGGTTCGGCGTGTCGCGGCGCGGAAGTATGACCGCGACGAGCCTGATACCTCTGAGGCATTTTGATGCCTCAGAGGTATCACGCTCACTGGACACCTTCCCTCCAGAATGGCCGGCCGGAGGGGCGCCGGCGCCGCTCGTCACCACGGCCGCACCCGACCACTGGGCCGCCGGTGCGGACCCGGTCGCCCCTGGTCAGCCGATCAACGGGCGGAAGGTGCCGAGCGCGACGCTGACCGCGATCGCCGCAGCGCCCAGCACCGCCGCCCCGGCCACGAGCAGCCCGTCGGCCACGCCGAACCGCTGCCGGCGGGCGACGGTGCGCGGGGTGCCGGCGTCGAAGCCCCGGGCGTCCATCGCCACCGCCAGCCGGGTGCCGCGCCGGATCGCCCCGACCAGCAGGGCGAACGCGGTCGACACGAACAGCCGTAGCTTCGCCACCGGGTTGCGCCCGGCGTCCACGCCGCGTGCCCGGCGGGCCATCTCGATCATCTGCCACTCCTGCCCGAGCAGCGGGACCAGCCGGAACGCGGCCAGCGTCCCGATGGCGAAGCGGGCCGGCGCCTTCGCGTTCTGCACCAGCGCGTCGGCCAGGTCGGTCGGGTCGGTGGTGGCGAAGACGATCACGCCCGGCAGCGCCACCGCGAACATCCGCAGCGCCAGCCCGAGCGCCGTCAGCAGCACCCCGGAGGTGACCAGCAGCGGCCCGGCGTCCAGCAGCACCCGGCCGGACCGGTCGGCGGCGAAGAGCACCAGCGTGACCACGATGCCGGCCGCGCCGGCCAGCAGCGGCAGGGCCCGCCGGGCCAGTACCCGGTACCGGATCCCGAACAGCGGCAGCACGGCCAGCTCCACGGCGATCGCGATGGCCGGGGCGACCGGGTCCAGGGTGGCCACCAGGACGGCCGAGAAGACCAACGCGGCGGCCAGCTTCGCCACCGGGTTACGCCGGGCCAGCGGCGCACCGGGCGCCGCGACCGGTTCCAGGCTGATCACGGGCGCCGCCCCGAGTCGCCGCCGGCCGGGTCGGGCCGCCGGTGCAGGGTGACGGTGCGGTCGGCGAGCGCGGCGACGAAGTCCGCGTCGTGGGTGACGGTGACGACGGCGTGCCCGGCGTCGCGCAGGTCGGCGAAGAGGTCGACCAGCTCCCGCCAGGTGCGCCGGTCCTGGCCGAAGGTCGGCTCGTCGCAGATCAGCAGGCGGGGCGCGGTGGCCAGCGCGGTCGCCACACTCAGCCGTCGCGCCTCCCCGCCGGAGAGGGTGTACGGGTTCGCCCCGGCCAGCCGGGTCAGCCGCAGCCGGTCCAGCAGGGCGTCCACGGTGGCGCGTACCGCCGGCTCGGACTGGCCGGTCCGGCGGGGGCCGAGCGCCAGCTCGTCGAAGACGGTGGCGGTGACGAACTGGTGCTCCGGGTCCTGGAAGACCGAGCCGATCCGGCGGGCCAGCGCGGGCGCCCGCCAGCGGTGCGGGGGAGTGCGGTCGTCCGCCCCGGCCAGTGCGGCCGTGGCGGTGACCCGGCCGACGCCGGGGCGGAGCAGCCCGCCGAGGAGCAGGGCCAGGGTGGACTTGCCGACGCCGTTGGGCCCGAGCACGGCGAGCGCTTCGCCGGCGTGTACCCGCAGGTCGGTGGGGGCCAGCCGGGGCGGCAGGCCGAGCCGGTCGGCGGTGAGCAACTCCTCGCCGGGCGGTGTGGTGGCGTGCCGGGGCGGGATGGTCCGGCCGGGCACCCAGACGCCCTCGGCGGCCAGTGCCTCGCCGTGCGCGGCGAAGACCGCCTCCGGCGGGCCGTCCGCGCGGACCCCGCCGCCCGGCTCCAGCACCACCACCCGGTCGACCAGCGGCAGCGCCTCGGCAACCCGGTGTTCGACCAGGATCAGGGTGGTGTCGGCGGACAGCGCGCCGGCGACCGCCCGGCGGACCAGGTCGGCGCCGGCCGGGTCCAGGTTGGCGGTCGGCTCGTCGAGCAGCAGCAGGCCGGGGCGCAGGGCGAGCGCGCCGGCCAGGGCCAGGCGCTGCTGCTCGCCGCCGGAGAGCGCCGCGGTGGGCCGGTCCCGGTGGTACGGGAAGCCGACCCGGCGCAACGCCTCGTCCACCCGCGGCCAGATCTCCCCGGCCGGCACCCCCCGGTTCTCCAGCCCGAACGCGACGTCGTCGCCGCTGCGGGCCATCACCAGCTGGGTCTCCGGGTCCTGGAAGACGATGCCGACCCGTTCCCGGTCCTTGCGCGGGTCCAGCCCGTCGATCTCGACGGTGCCCTCCTGATCGCCGGAGTCCTCGGGCAGCAGCCCGGCCAGCGCCGCCAGCAGGGTGCTCTTGCCCGCCCCGGAGGGCCCGAGCAGCAGGACCCGTTCCCCGGCCTCGATCCGCAGGTCCACCCCGCGCACGGCCCACGCCTTCCGCCCGGCGTGCCGCCACCCGAACCCGCGCATCAACACCGCGCCCACCGGCACCCCTCCCTACCCAGGCCCGTCCGGCTCCCGGCCGGTGATCAAGAGGTTTGCGTCACGACGGTGGCTCCCGTTGACGCAAACCTCTTGATCAACGAAGCGGGGGGGTCAGATTGCGGCGCGTTCGCGGCCGGCGGGGAACCGGTCGAGGACGCCGGTGCGGGCGAGGGCCCGGGTGAGCGCGACACTGCCCAGGCCGGCGATCACCAGGGAGCTCACCGCGGTGATCAGGATGTAGGGCAGGCGGAAGCTGCCCCAGGCGGTGTCCGGGTACCAGACGAAGACGTCGTAGAGCGACGCCGCCAGGCCGGCCAGCGTGGCGGCCAGCAGGGCGACGGGCAGCCGGAAGACGCGGTAGCCGAAGGCCGCGAAGGCGAGTTCCGCCGCGGCGGCCTCCAGCGGACCCTGGATGACCAGCGTCCAGCCCCAGCTGCTGCCCAGCGCCACCGAGACCAGCGCGGCGACGGTGAGCGTGAAGAAGGCGGCGCCCGGCTTGCGGATGATCAGACCGCCCAGGACGGCGGGGACCAGCCAGACGCCGTAGATGGCCGCCCGCCCGGGCAGCGGGATCGCGTCGGCGGGGCCGTTCCAGAGCAGGCCCCAGGCCCAGAAGATGATGCCGAAGGCCACCCCGAGCACCGCCGCGATGACGATGTCGATGGTGCGCCACCGGTTGCTGTCGGTGTTGGTCATGTGTGCTCCCAGTCCAAATGATCGAACCAGGAGAAGACGCACGCCGCGCCCGGTATGGGACCGGACGGCGGCGCGGCTGGAGGTCGACCGAACTCCCTGCGCTGGCATTACCCAGATCAGGTTCGAGGGTCTGCGGGCGAATGCCCGCACTCTCAGCGCTGTGCGCTCCCCTGTCGGATGTGAAGTTGTCTCGTCGACGCTAACAGCTCCGACCCCGCCACGGTCGGCCCGGGTGGACGACCGTTGGGCTGGGTAGGCTGCCGATCATGCGGGTCGAGGCGCGAGGGCTGACGTTCGAGGTACGCACCGGCGGCCCGGAGGGCGGCGAACCCGTCCTCCTGCTGCACGGCTTCCCGCAGCACGGCGGCGAGTGGGACGACGTGGTGCCGGCGCTGCACGCCGCCGGCCTGCGCACGTACGCGCCGGACCAGCGGGGCTACTCGCCGGGCGCCCGCCCGGCCGAGGTGGCCGCCTACCGGCTGCCGGAGCTGGTCGAGGACGCGGTGGCGCTGCTCGACGCGCTGGGCGTCGAGGCGGCCCACGTGGTGGGGCACGACTGGGGCGCGGTCGTGGCCTGGGGCCTCGCCGCGGGGCACCCCGAGCGGGTCCGCACCCTGACCGCCGTCTCCGTGCCGCATCCCGCCGCGATGGAGCACGCGCTGGCGAACGATCCGCGGCAGAAGGCGCGCTCGTCGTACGTGCTGCTGTTCCGCCAGCCGGGCAAGGCCGAGAAGGTGCTGCTGGCCGTGCGGGCGGCCGCCCTGCGCCGGCTGCTCTCCGCGGTGGGCGACGCCGGGCGGGTGGCCCGGTACGCCGAGCCGATGCGGGAGCCGGGAGCGCTGACCGGGGCGCTGAACTGGTATCGGGCCATGTCCAGGGCCGACCTGGCGCGGACCGGGCCGGTCGCGGTGCCCACCACCTTCGTCTGGAGCGACCGGGACGTCGCGATCGGCCGGACCGCCGCCGAGGCCTGCGCCGCCCAGGTGACCGGGCCGTACCGGTTCGTCGCGCTCCCCGGCGTCACCCACTGGATTCCTGACGAGGCGCCGGCCCCGCTGGCCGAGGCGATCCTGGCTCGGGTACGCAACCTGGCCTGAGCCCGCCGTGGGCCGACCGGACGAGCAGGACCGACGAGCGGACGGAGGAACGCCATGACGGTGAGCGCCGAGGCATACCTGGCGGTGGTGACCGAGACGATCGGCCGGGTGGCCGCGAGCCAGCGGGAGGCGGTGGGTCGGGCGGCCGACCTGATCGCCGCGGCGCTGCGCGCCGACGGGGTGGTGCACGCCTTCGGCACCGGCCACTCCGAGGCGCTGGCGATGGAGATCGCCGGCCGGGCCGGTGGGCTGGTGCCGACCAACCGGATCGCGCTGCGCGACCTGGTGCTGCTGGGCGGCCAGCCGGCGAGCATCCTCGGGCCGCACCTGGAGCGCGATCCGGCCGTGGCGCACCGGCTCTACGAGCTGGCCCCGGTCCGCCCGTCGGACATCTTCGTGCTGGCCTCCAACTCCGGCGTCAACGGCGCGATGGTGGAGTTCGCGTCGCTGGTCGTCGAGCGCGGGCACCGGCTGGTGGCGATCACCTCGGCACAGCACTCGGGCCGGATGGCCTCGCGCCACCCGTCCGGGCGCAAGCTCGCCGACTTCGCCGACGTGGTGCTGGACAACGGCGCCCCGTACGGTGACGCGACCCTGCCGCTGCCCGACGGCGGCGCGGTCGGCGCGGTCTCCTCGATCACCGCGGCCCTGCTGGCCCAGCAGATCGTGGCCGAGACGGTGACCCGGTTGATCGCGGCGGGGGAGCGGCCCCCGGTCTACCTGTCGGCGAACATCACCGGCGGCGACGAGCACAACGCCGCGCTGGAGGCCCGGTACGCCGGCCGCATCCGCCGAGGTTCCTGAGCCGGTTTCGCGCCACTCCGGGTGGGGCATTGGCGTTGCTGCCGGCGGGGTGAGCCCCGTCGGCAGTACCGTCTCTTCCGGAGGTAGCGCGTGTCGAAGGAATCCGAGAAGCAGCGCTGGCAGCGCAACTTCGCCGATCTGCTCCAGGAGTTGCGCGTCGCCCAGACCGGCGTGCAGATCCTCTTCGCCTTCCTGCTGACCCTGCCGTTCAGCAACGGCTTCACCCGGACCAGCGGCTTCCAGAAGGACGTCTACATCGTCTCGCTGCTGTCGGCGGCGGCCGCCACCGCGATGATCATCTCGCCGGTCGCCTTCCATCGCGCGCTGTTCCGTCAGGGCCGCAAGCCGGAGCTGGTGCGCTTCGCCCACCGGATGGCCAGCGGCGGCCTCGGCTTCATGCTGATCTCGATGGTCAGCGCGGTGCTGCTGATCACCGACTTCGTGCTGCACCGCGGCGTGGCCCTGGTGCTCAGCGCGCTCACCGCGCTGTGGTTCCTGACCTTCTGGGTCTTCCTGCCGATGGCCCGGCGCAACTGGGGTGAGGACGTCGACGACGACGATGACGAGCCGCAGGTGCTGACCGGCGACTGACCCGGACGCCGGCCGGAAAATCCGACGTGCGCGACGCTACCCCTGAGTAACACCCGGGGGTAGCGTTGCTCTTGTCGAGCACGTTGACGCATCCGGACCGAGGTTCGAGGGGGCAGCCGTGACCACGACGCACAACAGCCGACCCACCGAGGACGGCGCCGGGCCGCTGCCGGCCGAGGCGGGCCAGGTCTCCGAGAAGGAGGCCCGACAGGTCGCCGAGGCGGCCCGGGAAACCGCCTGGGACCGGCCCAGCTTCGGCAAGGAGCTCTTCCTCGGCCGGTTCCGGCTCGATCTGATCCACCCCTGGCCTCGCTCCGACCCGGAGGACGACGCGCGGGCCGAGCGGTTCCTCACCGAG comes from Micromonospora purpureochromogenes and encodes:
- a CDS encoding isoprenyl transferase, with the translated sequence MPPTPHPSGARPPALPAEAVPKHVAVVMDGNGRWAKERGLPRTKGHEAGEFSLFDTIEGAIELGIPYLSAYAFSTENWRRSPDEVRFLMGFNRDVIRRRRDQLVDLGVRVVWSGRAGRLWKSVISELQTAEEMSRANSTLTLQFCVNYGGQAEIADAAAAIARDVAAGRLDPAKVNEKTVAKYLYHPEIPEVDLFLRPSGEERISNFLLWQTAYAELVFLDTLWPEFDRRHLWYACELYAQRDRRFGGALPNPVAPKV
- a CDS encoding thioredoxin reductase, giving the protein MALNAADLGSPICEQVAGICAEIAEQHCAELGHAPSVRSGEIAELATGEPALTWAPNETGQRAW
- a CDS encoding pirin family protein, with the translated sequence MTALAPSPAVDVRRAEDRFKTRLSWLDSKHSFSFSRHYDPANTHHGLLLVNNDDIVHPGTGFETHPHEDMEIVTWVLRGSLVHQDSTGHSGVIYPGLAQRMSAGTGILHSEKNDSWRLDGREPHGDPVHFVQMWVVPDTDGVDPGYEQLEIGDELLRGGLVPVASGMDRYDGASAIRIRNRYATLHAARLAAGDEVTLPDAPYLHLYVPSGAVTLEGAGRLGAGDAARITMTGGHRVSATEAAEILVWEMHATLA
- the gndA gene encoding NADP-dependent phosphogluconate dehydrogenase, translating into MAQQATAQIGVTGLAVMGRNLARNLARNGFTVAVHNRSPERTRSLVAEHGGEGSFVASDSLADFVATLERPRAVIVMVKAGGPTDAVIDELVPLLEEGDIVVDCGNAHFADTRRREEALRGHGLHFVGTGVSGGEEGALRGPSIMPGGSAESYAKLGPIFEKIAAQVDGTPCCRHIGPDGAGHFVKMVHNGIEYADMQLIAEAYDLLRAGLSASPAEIADIFREWNTGELESFLIEITADVLAHTDAATGRAFVDVVLDQAEQKGTGRWTVQSALDLGIPITGIAEATFARSLSGHADQRAAARRAFADAGEKWQVEERETFVEDVRRALLASKIVAYAQGFDHIRAGSREYDWDIDLGGTATIWRGGCIIRARFLDRIREAYDAQPDLPTLLVAPYFAEAVGAGVPSWRRVVADAARAGVPTPAFSSSLAYFDALRAERLPAALIQGLRDNFGAHTYHRVDREGSFHTVWAGDRSELAG
- a CDS encoding MTH1187 family thiamine-binding protein; this translates as MLIAFSITPLGVGESVGDLVSEAVRVVRASGLPNRTDAMFTTVEGEWDEVMAVVKRAVDVVAEKAPRVSVVLKADVRPGVTDALTGKVAHVEARLAEG
- a CDS encoding energy-coupling factor transporter transmembrane component T family protein produces the protein MISLEPVAAPGAPLARRNPVAKLAAALVFSAVLVATLDPVAPAIAIAVELAVLPLFGIRYRVLARRALPLLAGAAGIVVTLVLFAADRSGRVLLDAGPLLVTSGVLLTALGLALRMFAVALPGVIVFATTDPTDLADALVQNAKAPARFAIGTLAAFRLVPLLGQEWQMIEMARRARGVDAGRNPVAKLRLFVSTAFALLVGAIRRGTRLAVAMDARGFDAGTPRTVARRQRFGVADGLLVAGAAVLGAAAIAVSVALGTFRPLIG
- a CDS encoding ABC transporter ATP-binding protein, which codes for MGAVLMRGFGWRHAGRKAWAVRGVDLRIEAGERVLLLGPSGAGKSTLLAALAGLLPEDSGDQEGTVEIDGLDPRKDRERVGIVFQDPETQLVMARSGDDVAFGLENRGVPAGEIWPRVDEALRRVGFPYHRDRPTAALSGGEQQRLALAGALALRPGLLLLDEPTANLDPAGADLVRRAVAGALSADTTLILVEHRVAEALPLVDRVVVLEPGGGVRADGPPEAVFAAHGEALAAEGVWVPGRTIPPRHATTPPGEELLTADRLGLPPRLAPTDLRVHAGEALAVLGPNGVGKSTLALLLGGLLRPGVGRVTATAALAGADDRTPPHRWRAPALARRIGSVFQDPEHQFVTATVFDELALGPRRTGQSEPAVRATVDALLDRLRLTRLAGANPYTLSGGEARRLSVATALATAPRLLICDEPTFGQDRRTWRELVDLFADLRDAGHAVVTVTHDADFVAALADRTVTLHRRPDPAGGDSGRRP
- a CDS encoding ECF transporter S component, giving the protein MTNTDSNRWRTIDIVIAAVLGVAFGIIFWAWGLLWNGPADAIPLPGRAAIYGVWLVPAVLGGLIIRKPGAAFFTLTVAALVSVALGSSWGWTLVIQGPLEAAAAELAFAAFGYRVFRLPVALLAATLAGLAASLYDVFVWYPDTAWGSFRLPYILITAVSSLVIAGLGSVALTRALARTGVLDRFPAGRERAAI
- a CDS encoding alpha/beta fold hydrolase, yielding MRVEARGLTFEVRTGGPEGGEPVLLLHGFPQHGGEWDDVVPALHAAGLRTYAPDQRGYSPGARPAEVAAYRLPELVEDAVALLDALGVEAAHVVGHDWGAVVAWGLAAGHPERVRTLTAVSVPHPAAMEHALANDPRQKARSSYVLLFRQPGKAEKVLLAVRAAALRRLLSAVGDAGRVARYAEPMREPGALTGALNWYRAMSRADLARTGPVAVPTTFVWSDRDVAIGRTAAEACAAQVTGPYRFVALPGVTHWIPDEAPAPLAEAILARVRNLA
- a CDS encoding sugar isomerase domain-containing protein translates to MTVSAEAYLAVVTETIGRVAASQREAVGRAADLIAAALRADGVVHAFGTGHSEALAMEIAGRAGGLVPTNRIALRDLVLLGGQPASILGPHLERDPAVAHRLYELAPVRPSDIFVLASNSGVNGAMVEFASLVVERGHRLVAITSAQHSGRMASRHPSGRKLADFADVVLDNGAPYGDATLPLPDGGAVGAVSSITAALLAQQIVAETVTRLIAAGERPPVYLSANITGGDEHNAALEARYAGRIRRGS
- a CDS encoding DUF6328 family protein, yielding MSKESEKQRWQRNFADLLQELRVAQTGVQILFAFLLTLPFSNGFTRTSGFQKDVYIVSLLSAAAATAMIISPVAFHRALFRQGRKPELVRFAHRMASGGLGFMLISMVSAVLLITDFVLHRGVALVLSALTALWFLTFWVFLPMARRNWGEDVDDDDDEPQVLTGD